Part of the Desulfurispira natronophila genome, CATCCATTGCTTGTCAGAAAATCCCTTACCTCAGCCAGGTATGCCTGGGCATTGACGTGGAATATATCATTGTGGTTGCCATGGGGGAAAATCTCCAGTTTTTTGTGGCGCCCCCCGGCCCACTGATAGAGGTCATGGGCGTGCCGCACGTCCACCAGTCCGTCGTTGTGGGTGTGCATAATAAGCACTGGGCCTGTATAGGACGCCATTTTATGCTGGTGGTTCAGGTATTTTCTTACTTGCGTTGCTACCTCTTGATAACTGACTCCCAGTTCTTCTGGCTGCACTCGCAGCAGGATTCGCTCCAGGGGATCAGCAATGGCACTTTCCAGAATCAACCCCCGGCACTCAGGAAAGCGATACGCTCCGTGAACGGCAAAGATCGAGCCTACGGAGCGGCCAAAAAACAGTATCTGCTTGGACGGCACACCAGCTGCTGCTACAATATCCTCCACATCCTCCAGCATCTTTCCCAGTTCCGGCTCACCACCGGAGAGACTGTATCCTCGAAACTCCGCCAGAAGCACATTGACTCCCATACCAGCCAACAGTTCCATAAATGGCTTGCCGTAGTCGCCTATCACTTCGCCATTGCCGTGAAAGTGTATCAGCGTGGTGCCATGCTGATGTGGTCGATAACTCAGGCAGGAGAGCCGGACGCCGTCGCGGCACGTGACCCAGAAAGGATCCTCCACATGATCCTGAAATGGAAAAAAGTAGCGTTGGGTAATGAGGGTGTGGTTGAGGATGGACATTGTATAGATGCTCCTTTGCAGTTGCGCTCCTGCGATGAGGTATTTGCTGTGTCGACGTGAGTAGCTACCAAACCGGCAAGGAGTGAGTGGATACTTGTGTTCCATGCTTGCGCATTTGCATATATTTTTATTGCAACCTCATCTATAATAGCCGTCATGACCCATAAAATGCAATAACCCGCCAGAGCCAACCCCTTGGAGGCACCATGAGCATCCGCGTCGCCATCCGTCACTGTACCACCTATACTTTCGATCGTGCTGTCAGCCTCTCCCCCCATATATTTCGCCTGCGACCGGCTCCCCATTGCCGAACGGCTATCGAGTCCTACTCCCTGCGGATTGAACCTGGCGATCACTTCTTCAACTGGGTACAGGATCCCTTTAGCAACTACCAGGCGCGGGTGGTATTCCCTGAAAAGACGCGCAAGCTTACCGTAGATGTAGAGCTTATAGGGGATATGACGCCAATTAACGCCTTTGACTTTTTTGTGGAGGAGTGTGCGACCCACTTTCCCTTTACCTATGATGAGCAGCTGGCGCGGGAGCTGATGCCCTACCTGGAAATACGGGGGCATAACCCGCGCACTGATCAATGGGCCGAGGCTATTCGCCCCAGAGCCCCCATGGTGACGGTGGACTTTCTGGTAGAACTCAACCGGCAGCTTTACCAGGCCGTGGATTACACCATACGCATGGAGCCTGGGGTGCAGGCACCGGATGAGACCCTGGACAAAGCCCTGGGTTCGTGTCGCGATTCCGCTTGGTTGCTGGTGCAGGTTGCCCGCCGCCTAGGCCTGGCAGCTCGTTTTGTCTCTGGCTATCTGGTGCAGCTGGTATCTGACGTCCCCTCCCTGGATGGCCCTTCTGGTCCCAGTGAGGATTTTACTGATCTGCACGCCTGGGCCGAAATCTATATTCCTGGCGCCGGCTGGATTGGCCTGGACCCCACTTCCGGACTCCTCACAGCCGAAGGCCATATTCCCCTGGCCGGCACCCCGGACCCATCCAGCGCCGCCCCGGTGGTGGGAACCAGTGATATATGCCAGACGGAGTTCCACTTCAGTAACACGGTGGAGCGCATTTATGAAACGCCGCGGGTCACCCGGCCCTACAGTGACCACCAGTGGCAGAAAATTGAGCAACTGGGATACGCGGTGGATCAGCAACTGGAAGAGATGGATGTGCGTTTAAGTATGGGAGGCGAACCTACTTTTGTTTCCATCGACGACATGGACTCCCCCCAGTGGAATACAGCATCCGATGGCAAGCACAAACGCCAACTCTCGGCTGAGCTGGTGCGTCGCCTGCAGTCAACCTTTGCTCCCGGCGGCCTTCTCTACTACGGTCAGGGGAAGTGGTATCCCGGCGAGCCCTTGCCCCGCTGGCAAATGGCCTGCTTCTGGCGCAAGGATGGTCAGCCGGTCTGGCAGAATACCAGCTTGCTGGCTGACCCTTCTATTGAAGGCAGCACCACTGGCGAAGACGCCCAGCGCTTTATTTATGCTCTGGCAGAACACTTTAATATTCCTGATGCCCATATTCAGCCAGCCTATGAGGACGTCTTTTACTACCTGTGGAAGGAGGGCACCCTGCCAGGTAATGTGGACCCTTTGCAGAGCAATCTTAAGGACTCCCTGGAGCGCCAGTATCTGGCGGATCTGTTGAGCCGGGATATGGGAGAACCCACTGGCTTTGTGCTGCCACTGCGCTGGAATCACGACCGTCAGTGCTGGGAGAGCTCCGCCTGGAAGCTGCGCCGTCCCCATCTCTTCCTTATTCCCGGCGCATCGGCCATGGGATACCGCCTGCCCCTAGATTCCCTGGAGAAAATTCCCGAAGAGGATCACTATATCGACCATGGCATCTCGGCCCTAGATCAGCTAAACCCACTCCCACACGCAATTGCACCGCAAACCTGCCAGGCAAAGATTCCCCGTGCCGATATTGTGCGCTATGCCCTGTGTGCCGAGGTGCGTAACGGCCATTTGCATATTTTTCTGCCGCCCATTGTACGCCTTGAAGCCAGCCTGGAGTTTATGGCCGTGCTGGAAAAGATTGCCGCACAGACCGGCGTCCCCATTGTTATAGAGGGTTACGAATTGCCACGGGATCCGCGCCTGCATAAATTGGCGGTTACACCTGACCCCGGTGTCATCGAGGTCAATATTCACCCATCTCATAGCTGGCAGGAGCTGGTAACCAATACAATGGATCTCTACGAGCAGGCCCGGCTGTGCCGTCTGGGCACGGAAAAGTTCATGCTTGATGGCCGCCACACGGGAACCGGTGGCGGTAACCATGTTACCCTGGGCGGCCCTACTCCCGCTGACAGTCCCCTGCTGCGCCGTCCCGATATATTGCGCAGTCTTATCACCTACTGGCAGAATCATCCGGCCCTGTCCTACCTTTTCAGTGGCATGTTTATTGGTCCCACCAGCCAGGCTCCCCGCATTGATGAGGGGCGGGATGACCGACTCTACGAGCTGGAAATAGCCTTCAACCAGATGCCGCAAAAAGGCGAAAAAGGCCCTTTGTGGATGGTGGACCGGGTTTTGCGTAACTTGCTGACGGATTTGACGGGAAATACCCACCGCAGTGAATTCTGTATTGACAAGCTCTATTCTCCCGACGGTCCCACTGGTCGCTTGGGTATTTTGGAGCTGAGGGCTTTTGAAATGCCTCCCCACAGCCGCATGTCCCTGGTGCAGATGTTGTTGGTACGTTCCTTGGTGGCCTGGTTTTGGCGTGAACCTTACCGGCGCCCCCTGATCCACTGGGGCACTGAGCTCCATGACAAGTTTATGCTGCCCCACTTTTTGCACCGGGACATGCAAGAGGTGGTGGAGGACTTGAGACAAACTGGCTACGATTTTGATATTGCCTGGCTCGAGCCATTCTTCGAGTTCCGCTTCCCCTTTTACGGTGCGGTGTGCCTCAAGGATATCGAGCTGGAGCTGCGCATGGCCATAGAGCCGTGGCACGTGCTGGGGGAAGAGTTAAGCAGTGCGGGGAGCGCTCGCTATGTGGACTCATCAGTGGAGCGACTGCAGATCAAGTTGAGTAACCTCTGCGATACCCGCTACCTGGTAACGTGTAATGGGTATCCGGTGCCCTTGCACCCCACGGGAACCCGGGGCGAGTATGTGGCAGGGATACGTTATCAGGCGTGGCAGCCCCACTCATCATTGCACCCTACCATCGGCATCCACTCGCCCTTGACCTTTGATATTGTGGATACGTGGAATCAGCGCTCCATTGGCGGATGTGTCTACCACGTCAGCCATCCCGGTGGACGGAGTTACGAGACGTTGCCGGTGAATGAGTACGAAGCTCAATCGCGTCGCATCAACCGCTTTTGGGATATGGGACACACGCCGGGAGTGCGGGAGGATGTCTTCCAGGCCCCAGCGACAGGCCCGGTTACCCAGAGGGTCTTTACCGCCCACACCCGGTCTGAGGACGATAAGGTCAACGTGCTTTCTTTGGAAAAAAACCGTGACTTTCCCCATACTCTGGATTTACGCCGGGTAAGCGATAACAGTATATTGAGGCGGGAGCAAAAGAAATAGCGCAAGGTCTTTGTTCGTATTGCCTGGTAATTGCTTATGGCTTTTTGTCATGGCGGGCAGGAAAAAATTCTTGCCCAACCTTTTGGTGGTAGCAGTGTCGCCAACAGGTCCTCGTTGCCCGGATTTCCGGCAGATATATTATTTTCTGCCGGATAGTGAAAAAATCTCTTGAAAAACTTGTCAAGGGGGACATACTAGTACAGTGAGTACAGCAGGTACTCACTGATTTTGCTCAGCGGAGGTAAGGTTATTGCGTATGAAGACCTCTATTCCACAACCTCTCGCAAATGGCGCCACCTCAAGGATCCGCGTATGAAGCGTCGGAACAAGGTAACGGGACCAGCCCGAGTGAGCGCCGAAGCCAAAGGACTCATCAAGCAGTAGCGACATTGTCAAGGCATATGGAAATGGCTAGCCAACTGATGAGTCCTTGGTGTTTCAAGTCTGTTTTGCATGCAAAGCGCAACTTTCCATTCAATCAAATGAATAGCTTTTTTTCCAATTCAGCCACCCTGCCATCAGGGTGGCTATATCATTTTTAGCCCAAAGCCCGTACTCATAGTCCAACTCCCGTTGGTGGTCACTGGTCCAGACGGTCAGGTACAGCAGCGTGCCATGTTCCAACAACCATCGGCGCTGGCTTTCCAGCTCAGAAATTCCTGTTGCCTGACTCAAGGATTGAATGTAATCAGAGCCTGGCTCTATTGTTCCTGGCTTTTGAATAATCAACACCCCCGCATTTTCACGAACGTTTTTGTCCAGTGTTTTCCAGCATAAACCAGCATCTGCGTCGTATTCACGCAACATATGCCGCAGGGGCCGACT contains:
- a CDS encoding DUF2126 domain-containing protein — translated: MSIRVAIRHCTTYTFDRAVSLSPHIFRLRPAPHCRTAIESYSLRIEPGDHFFNWVQDPFSNYQARVVFPEKTRKLTVDVELIGDMTPINAFDFFVEECATHFPFTYDEQLARELMPYLEIRGHNPRTDQWAEAIRPRAPMVTVDFLVELNRQLYQAVDYTIRMEPGVQAPDETLDKALGSCRDSAWLLVQVARRLGLAARFVSGYLVQLVSDVPSLDGPSGPSEDFTDLHAWAEIYIPGAGWIGLDPTSGLLTAEGHIPLAGTPDPSSAAPVVGTSDICQTEFHFSNTVERIYETPRVTRPYSDHQWQKIEQLGYAVDQQLEEMDVRLSMGGEPTFVSIDDMDSPQWNTASDGKHKRQLSAELVRRLQSTFAPGGLLYYGQGKWYPGEPLPRWQMACFWRKDGQPVWQNTSLLADPSIEGSTTGEDAQRFIYALAEHFNIPDAHIQPAYEDVFYYLWKEGTLPGNVDPLQSNLKDSLERQYLADLLSRDMGEPTGFVLPLRWNHDRQCWESSAWKLRRPHLFLIPGASAMGYRLPLDSLEKIPEEDHYIDHGISALDQLNPLPHAIAPQTCQAKIPRADIVRYALCAEVRNGHLHIFLPPIVRLEASLEFMAVLEKIAAQTGVPIVIEGYELPRDPRLHKLAVTPDPGVIEVNIHPSHSWQELVTNTMDLYEQARLCRLGTEKFMLDGRHTGTGGGNHVTLGGPTPADSPLLRRPDILRSLITYWQNHPALSYLFSGMFIGPTSQAPRIDEGRDDRLYELEIAFNQMPQKGEKGPLWMVDRVLRNLLTDLTGNTHRSEFCIDKLYSPDGPTGRLGILELRAFEMPPHSRMSLVQMLLVRSLVAWFWREPYRRPLIHWGTELHDKFMLPHFLHRDMQEVVEDLRQTGYDFDIAWLEPFFEFRFPFYGAVCLKDIELELRMAIEPWHVLGEELSSAGSARYVDSSVERLQIKLSNLCDTRYLVTCNGYPVPLHPTGTRGEYVAGIRYQAWQPHSSLHPTIGIHSPLTFDIVDTWNQRSIGGCVYHVSHPGGRSYETLPVNEYEAQSRRINRFWDMGHTPGVREDVFQAPATGPVTQRVFTAHTRSEDDKVNVLSLEKNRDFPHTLDLRRVSDNSILRREQKK
- a CDS encoding alpha/beta hydrolase: MSILNHTLITQRYFFPFQDHVEDPFWVTCRDGVRLSCLSYRPHQHGTTLIHFHGNGEVIGDYGKPFMELLAGMGVNVLLAEFRGYSLSGGEPELGKMLEDVEDIVAAAGVPSKQILFFGRSVGSIFAVHGAYRFPECRGLILESAIADPLERILLRVQPEELGVSYQEVATQVRKYLNHQHKMASYTGPVLIMHTHNDGLVDVRHAHDLYQWAGGRHKKLEIFPHGNHNDIFHVNAQAYLAEVRDFLTSNG